One segment of Terriglobia bacterium DNA contains the following:
- a CDS encoding sigma-70 family RNA polymerase sigma factor — translation MQRAPSAQEVTLLLRAWGDGSKEALDRLAPLVYRELHQIAGRLMARERPNHTLQATALVNEAYVRLVDARQASWQDRAHFFAICARAMRQILVDHARSRGSAKRGGDQVVIELEEGLAATASPEAKLLELDEALKRLEALDPRKGRVVEMRYFGGLSVEETAEALKVSAETVRRDWKLAQAWLHRELSGKKPDE, via the coding sequence ATGCAACGGGCGCCGTCAGCCCAGGAGGTCACGCTCCTGCTCCGTGCCTGGGGCGATGGAAGCAAAGAAGCCCTCGACCGTCTGGCGCCCCTGGTCTACCGCGAACTTCATCAGATCGCCGGCCGCCTGATGGCGCGCGAGCGCCCCAACCACACCCTGCAAGCCACAGCCCTGGTGAATGAGGCCTACGTGCGCCTGGTGGATGCCCGGCAAGCCAGTTGGCAGGACCGCGCACACTTTTTTGCCATTTGCGCCCGTGCCATGCGGCAGATTCTGGTTGACCACGCCCGCAGCCGGGGCAGCGCCAAGCGCGGCGGCGACCAGGTGGTAATCGAGCTCGAGGAAGGATTGGCGGCCACTGCGTCCCCGGAGGCCAAACTTCTGGAACTCGATGAAGCCCTCAAACGGCTGGAAGCGCTCGACCCGAGAAAGGGCCGCGTGGTCGAAATGCGCTACTTCGGCGGACTGAGCGTCGAGGAAACGGCCGAGGCCCTCAAAGTTTCCGCCGAAACAGTGCGGCGCGACTGGAAGCTGGCCCAGGCGTGGCTGCACCGCGAGCTGAGCGGGAAGAAACCAGATGAATGA